From a single Candidatus Effluviviaceae Genus V sp. genomic region:
- a CDS encoding T9SS type A sorting domain-containing protein → MRTTTRIFVLTLALVALAAAAHGADGGPKIQALVEFESYAEWREFVSTPGLDVMRSKPGIMVQIVTDAEELEELRSRGLRITVEIEDMERHYASRIRGPNFGDFHTYSEMIDFIDDLHADYPLITTARESIGASWEGRAIWAIKISDNPDVDESEPEVFFDGMHHAREPMSLEVQLHYMTWLCSNYGTDPEATFLVDNREIWFVPVVNPDGFVYNETTYPSGGGMWRKNRRDNAGSSCYGVDPNRNYDYMWGTSGISFDPCSDVYCGPSGFSEPEIQAYRDFVLDRDFITNVTFHSVAGMVLLPWGYDYNDQTPDDALFRTMANEMAKYNGYQVGQAGEILYDCSGTTCDWAYGVADVLSLCVEVSGSGFWPAESEIAGLNEECLWPQIYVTRVAGGYLGVDEYTLSGGDGDGEPDAGETLDLVATIENQGVGLDMTNVDVTLSTDDAYVTLHDATTTLGSVPALSTADNGSDPFSFTLDASCPDGHGLTLTLEISGDNFYAEEDISWMVGTPTVVFSDDMESGTGNWVESDGYWGLTSSTYHSSSNSYTDSPSGSYGNYRNTWIELATPIDFSNAAAAELSFWHRVNTETDYDYCYVEASADNGATWSQVGPKYHSDNGGWEQVDLDLSPYVGTDQFTLRFRFNSDAYVTDDGWYIDDVTIYGPDPSNAPPGAPVLSDPPDGGTVSTPTPALEVSNATDADAGDVLTYGFLVYDDAERTSLVTSTTGVAEGSGTTAWTVGTSLGSGTYYWTAYADDGTERGPLMETGSFTVDDTGIEGGPAKLALHPPLPNPFAGRTMISFESPAATEARVEVYSVDGRLVRTLLAGTVGAGRTELSWDGRDQTGRRLGSGLYFVRVSTPEETRHGKIVVLR, encoded by the coding sequence ATGAGAACGACGACCCGCATCTTCGTACTCACTCTCGCGCTGGTCGCGCTGGCCGCGGCGGCCCACGGGGCCGACGGGGGCCCGAAGATCCAGGCGCTCGTCGAGTTCGAGTCGTACGCCGAGTGGAGGGAGTTCGTGAGCACTCCCGGACTCGACGTCATGCGCTCGAAGCCGGGCATCATGGTCCAGATCGTGACAGACGCGGAAGAGCTGGAGGAACTCCGCTCGCGGGGTCTCCGCATCACGGTCGAGATCGAGGACATGGAGCGTCACTACGCGTCCCGGATCCGCGGACCGAACTTCGGCGACTTCCACACGTACTCGGAGATGATCGACTTCATCGACGACCTCCACGCCGACTATCCTCTCATCACGACGGCCCGCGAGTCGATCGGAGCGTCGTGGGAGGGGAGGGCGATCTGGGCCATCAAGATCTCCGACAACCCCGACGTCGATGAGTCGGAGCCGGAGGTCTTCTTCGACGGCATGCACCACGCGCGCGAGCCGATGTCGCTCGAGGTCCAGCTCCACTACATGACCTGGCTCTGCTCCAACTACGGGACCGACCCCGAGGCGACCTTCCTCGTCGACAACCGCGAGATCTGGTTCGTCCCGGTCGTCAATCCCGACGGCTTCGTCTACAACGAGACGACCTACCCCTCGGGCGGCGGCATGTGGCGCAAGAACCGGCGGGACAACGCGGGCTCGTCCTGCTACGGCGTCGACCCCAACAGGAACTACGACTACATGTGGGGGACCTCGGGCATCTCATTCGATCCCTGCAGCGACGTCTACTGCGGACCGTCGGGCTTCTCCGAGCCCGAGATCCAGGCCTACAGGGACTTCGTGCTCGATCGCGACTTCATCACGAACGTGACCTTCCACTCGGTAGCCGGCATGGTTCTTCTGCCGTGGGGCTACGACTACAATGACCAGACGCCCGACGACGCGCTCTTCCGGACGATGGCCAACGAGATGGCCAAGTACAACGGGTATCAGGTCGGACAGGCCGGTGAGATTCTCTACGACTGCAGCGGCACGACCTGCGACTGGGCCTACGGCGTCGCCGACGTCCTCTCGCTCTGCGTCGAGGTCTCCGGGTCCGGGTTCTGGCCGGCGGAGAGCGAGATCGCGGGGCTGAACGAGGAGTGCCTCTGGCCGCAGATCTACGTGACGCGGGTGGCCGGCGGATATCTCGGCGTCGACGAGTACACGCTCTCGGGCGGTGACGGAGACGGCGAGCCGGACGCCGGGGAGACCCTCGATCTCGTCGCGACCATCGAGAATCAGGGCGTCGGCCTCGACATGACGAACGTCGACGTGACGCTCTCGACCGACGACGCGTACGTCACGCTCCACGACGCGACGACGACGCTCGGCTCGGTCCCCGCGCTCTCGACCGCCGACAACGGCTCCGATCCGTTCTCGTTCACCCTCGACGCGTCGTGTCCCGACGGGCACGGTCTGACGCTGACGCTGGAGATCTCGGGCGACAATTTCTACGCCGAGGAAGACATCTCCTGGATGGTCGGTACGCCGACCGTCGTCTTCTCGGACGACATGGAGAGCGGAACGGGCAACTGGGTCGAGAGCGACGGGTACTGGGGACTCACATCCTCGACGTACCACTCGTCCTCGAACTCGTACACGGACAGCCCCTCGGGTTCCTACGGCAACTACCGGAACACGTGGATCGAGCTCGCGACCCCCATCGATTTCTCGAACGCGGCCGCCGCCGAGCTCTCGTTCTGGCACCGGGTGAACACCGAGACCGACTATGACTACTGCTACGTCGAGGCCTCGGCCGACAACGGCGCAACGTGGTCTCAGGTCGGACCCAAGTACCACAGCGACAACGGCGGCTGGGAGCAGGTCGATCTGGACCTCTCACCGTACGTCGGCACCGACCAGTTCACGCTCCGCTTCCGGTTCAACTCGGACGCGTATGTGACCGACGACGGCTGGTACATCGACGACGTCACGATCTACGGACCCGATCCCTCGAACGCCCCGCCGGGTGCGCCGGTCCTCTCCGACCCGCCGGACGGCGGAACCGTCTCGACCCCGACGCCTGCGCTCGAGGTCTCGAACGCGACCGACGCGGACGCCGGCGACGTCCTGACATACGGGTTCCTCGTCTACGACGACGCCGAGAGAACGAGTCTCGTGACCTCGACGACCGGGGTTGCCGAGGGGAGCGGGACGACCGCGTGGACCGTCGGTACGTCGCTCGGGAGCGGTACCTACTACTGGACGGCGTACGCCGACGACGGCACCGAGCGCGGTCCCCTGATGGAGACCGGCTCGTTCACCGTCGACGATACGGGCATCGAGGGCGGCCCCGCGAAGCTGGCGCTTCACCCGCCGCTCCCCAACCCGTTCGCCGGGCGGACGATGATCAGCTTCGAGTCGCCGGCGGCGACCGAGGCGCGGGTCGAGGTCTACAGCGTTGACGGCCGACTCGTTCGCACGCTGCTCGCGGGAACGGTCGGCGCCGGGCGCACGGAGCTCTCCTGGGACGGCCGGGACCAGACCGGGCGGAGACTCGGAAGCGGTCTGTACTTCGTGCGCGTCTCGACGCCCGAGGAGACGCGGCACGGCAAGATCGTCGTCCTCCGGTAG
- a CDS encoding arginine decarboxylase, pyruvoyl-dependent, translated as MSRAPEIFLTKGVGRHKEKLASFEMALRKAGLATFNLVRVSSILPPGARIISKRAGLSKLNDGQILFVVMSDNATNEPHRLVAASVGVARPKDPGKYGYLSEHHSFGEREGIAGDYAEDLAAQMLATTLGVPFDPDSSYDDRKEIWRISDAIVRTSNITQTAVGHKGGMWTTVVAAAVFAVPPLNLGDTTA; from the coding sequence ATGAGCAGAGCACCTGAGATCTTCCTGACGAAGGGGGTCGGCCGCCATAAGGAGAAGCTCGCCAGCTTCGAGATGGCCCTCAGGAAGGCCGGGCTCGCCACGTTCAACCTCGTCCGGGTCTCCAGCATTCTCCCTCCGGGGGCGCGGATCATATCGAAGCGGGCCGGACTGTCGAAGCTGAACGACGGGCAGATACTCTTCGTCGTCATGTCGGACAACGCGACAAACGAGCCTCACCGTCTGGTGGCCGCCTCGGTGGGCGTCGCCAGACCGAAGGATCCGGGGAAGTACGGCTACCTCTCCGAACATCACAGCTTCGGCGAGCGGGAGGGGATCGCCGGGGACTACGCCGAGGACCTCGCGGCGCAGATGCTGGCCACGACGCTCGGCGTCCCCTTCGACCCGGACTCGAGCTACGACGACCGCAAGGAGATCTGGCGGATCAGCGACGCGATCGTGCGGACGAGCAACATCACGCAGACCGCCGTGGGGCACAAGGGCGGGATGTGGACGACGGTGGTCGCGGCCGCGGTCTTCGCGGTCCCGCCGCTCAACCTCGGCGACACGACCGCCTGA
- the speB gene encoding agmatinase has translation MTSDRERWPQFLGVEPSDRPRAVVLPVPYEATTSYHEGTAGGPRAILEASTQVELYDELAGDEPWRAGTATRPPVDVEGRPEAVLGRIADAVASELERGVFVCSLGGEHTVTVGCVRGAARCATELVVVSIDAHADLRDEYQGSRYSHACALRRVVDDGHQVIEVGVRSMSGDEAGALSTLDITIIDAARVEASRRRGTGREWIDRVRDAVAGRNVYLSIDLDGLDPSVVPGVGTPEPGGLLWYETLALMDRVFGASRVLAADVVELRPVGGDAVSAFAAARLTYKILGHALRTPR, from the coding sequence GTGACCTCTGACCGAGAGCGATGGCCCCAGTTCCTCGGCGTCGAGCCGTCCGACCGCCCGCGGGCGGTCGTGCTCCCGGTTCCCTACGAGGCGACGACCAGCTATCACGAGGGTACGGCCGGCGGTCCCCGCGCCATTCTCGAGGCCTCGACGCAGGTCGAGCTCTACGACGAACTGGCCGGCGACGAACCGTGGCGCGCCGGGACCGCGACACGCCCGCCCGTCGACGTCGAGGGCCGACCCGAGGCGGTGCTCGGCCGCATCGCCGACGCGGTCGCGTCCGAGCTCGAACGCGGCGTCTTCGTCTGCTCACTGGGCGGCGAACACACGGTGACCGTCGGGTGTGTTCGGGGCGCCGCACGCTGCGCAACGGAACTCGTTGTCGTCTCGATCGACGCCCATGCCGATCTGCGCGACGAGTACCAGGGCTCCCGGTACAGTCACGCATGCGCGCTCCGTCGGGTCGTGGACGACGGCCACCAGGTGATCGAGGTGGGGGTCCGCAGCATGTCGGGCGACGAGGCCGGAGCGCTCTCGACTCTCGATATCACCATCATCGATGCGGCCCGCGTCGAGGCCTCGCGCCGGCGCGGTACCGGCCGGGAGTGGATCGACCGCGTCCGGGATGCGGTCGCCGGGAGGAACGTCTACCTGAGCATCGACCTCGACGGGCTCGACCCGTCGGTCGTCCCCGGCGTCGGCACACCGGAGCCCGGCGGACTCCTCTGGTACGAAACCCTCGCGCTGATGGACCGCGTCTTCGGAGCTTCCCGCGTCCTCGCCGCGGACGTCGTCGAGCTGCGACCCGTCGGCGGAGACGCCGTCTCGGCCTTCGCTGCGGCTCGGCTCACCTACAAGATCCTCGGGCACGCCCTCCGCACACCTCGCTGA
- a CDS encoding geranylgeranyl reductase family protein: MERRDRSVRRCRRGPLDGGDPDPVRGDRPRRAAPGLGGAQLSEKAARRLAAGRLAGADRLRPAHFRPASLRPRLAGAASVKNRCDLIVIGGGPAGASCAERAARLGLSVALLERARFPRPKPCAAGISVRAMPVLGELPGELVHARPGIGEIVLSNDTELIWRGGVPAVLTTTRAELDLHLLDRARRAGAHVVEGAAARIRDATGSCVVEAGGDRWSAPWIVAADGAAGGSRAALGIDPLRVAGAVYVRVLLDASRLESHHNRAIFDLRAVRSGYGWVFPKRDHLSVGVYQRRPVGRRLRAALTGFLREWGFGDDPLEGPFASPVPLRAGPFGSERVLLAGDAAGLADPITGEGIPHAVESGRAAAECVASALASGEDALADYRNGIRRGALSRVNEFRFLGRLVYAVGSEFIGRVLMTPVMRGLAGRIAPSFSTNTCEELHVRRTGARRSR, encoded by the coding sequence TTGGAACGGCGGGATCGAAGCGTCCGGCGATGTCGGCGAGGACCGCTGGACGGCGGAGATCCGGATCCCGTTCGAGGTGATCGGCCTCGACGCGCCGCCCCAGGGCTCGGTGGGGCTCAACTTTCGGAGAAAGCAGCCCGACGGCTGGCCGCCGGCCGATTGGCAGGTGCCGATCGACTACGACCCGCACACTTTCGGCCGGCTTCGCTTCGTCCGCGACTAGCCGGAGCCGCGAGCGTGAAGAACCGCTGCGACCTCATCGTGATCGGGGGAGGCCCTGCCGGCGCATCGTGCGCTGAGCGGGCGGCACGTCTCGGGCTCTCGGTCGCGCTCCTCGAGCGCGCGCGTTTCCCGCGTCCGAAGCCGTGTGCGGCCGGCATCTCGGTCCGTGCGATGCCCGTTCTCGGGGAGCTTCCGGGTGAGCTCGTCCACGCGCGACCGGGCATTGGTGAGATCGTCCTGTCGAACGACACGGAGCTCATCTGGCGGGGTGGGGTCCCTGCCGTGCTCACGACAACGCGGGCCGAGCTCGACCTTCATCTTCTCGACAGGGCGCGGCGCGCCGGGGCCCACGTCGTCGAGGGCGCGGCGGCGCGCATCCGGGACGCGACCGGGAGCTGTGTGGTCGAAGCCGGCGGCGACAGGTGGAGCGCCCCGTGGATCGTGGCGGCGGACGGGGCCGCCGGAGGAAGCCGGGCCGCGCTCGGTATCGACCCGCTCCGTGTGGCCGGCGCCGTCTACGTCCGGGTGCTCCTCGATGCCTCACGACTCGAGTCCCACCACAACCGCGCGATCTTCGACCTCCGCGCGGTTCGCTCCGGTTACGGCTGGGTCTTCCCCAAGCGCGATCATCTGTCTGTCGGCGTCTACCAGAGGCGACCGGTGGGCCGTCGCCTGCGCGCCGCGCTCACCGGCTTCCTGAGAGAGTGGGGATTCGGTGACGATCCCCTGGAGGGCCCGTTCGCCTCCCCGGTTCCGCTCCGCGCGGGGCCGTTCGGCAGCGAACGCGTGCTGCTTGCGGGCGACGCGGCCGGTCTGGCCGACCCGATCACCGGGGAGGGCATTCCGCACGCCGTCGAGAGCGGACGCGCCGCAGCGGAGTGCGTCGCGAGCGCCCTCGCGTCCGGGGAGGACGCGCTCGCCGACTACCGGAACGGGATTCGCCGGGGGGCGCTGTCCCGGGTGAACGAGTTCCGGTTCCTCGGGCGCCTCGTGTACGCTGTGGGGTCTGAGTTCATCGGGCGCGTTCTGATGACGCCCGTGATGCGCGGCCTCGCCGGGCGCATCGCTCCTTCGTTCTCAACGAACACCTGTGAGGAGCTTCATGTCAGGAGGACCGGCGCTCGTCGTTCTCGCTAA